Proteins from a genomic interval of Neoarius graeffei isolate fNeoGra1 chromosome 24, fNeoGra1.pri, whole genome shotgun sequence:
- the brd3b gene encoding bromodomain-containing protein 3b isoform X8: MSAVTSPTQAAAPIVNPPPPEVTNPSKPGRKTNQLQYMQNVVVKTLWRHQFAWPFYTPVDAIKLNLPDYHKVIKNPMDMGTIKKRLENNYYWTAGECMQDFNTMFTNCYIYNKPTDDIVLMAQALEKIFLQKVAQMPQEEVELLPPPPKGKARKPGAAPAAETPQASALSSTSPSSSCPSSPPQPPQTPVIAATPVPTITSNVQAVPTAAPMIPSAQPVVKKKGVKRKADTTTPTTCAITASRGESPTPLLDSKHSKVISRRESTGRPIKPPKKDLDDGELLQQGSKKSKLSDHLKYCDTILKEMLSKKHAAYAWPFYKPVDAEALELHDYHEIIKQPMDLSTVKKKMDSREYQDAQSFAADVRLMFSNCYKYNPPDHEVVAMARKLQDVFEMRFAKMPDEPAEPSSPGGTSAMAVVSKSTGSSESSADSSSSSSDSEEERATRLAELQEQLKAVHEQLAALSQGPVSKPKKKKEKKEKEKKKKDKEKDKDKTKAKVEEEKKTKSLQQNKPNQPKKSSARKPNSTSTTRQLKKGAKPSGANYESDEEEALPMSYDEKRQLSLDINRLPGEKLGRVVHIIQSREPSLRDSNPDEIEIDFETLKPSTLRELERYVKSCLQKKQRKPLQKAGSAPGGGPSRLSGSSSSSDTGSSSSSGSSSESSDSD, encoded by the exons ATGTCGGCGGTCACATCTCCCACCCAGGCGGCTGCTCCTATAGTCAACCCCCCTCCACCTGAAGTGACGAACCCCAGCAAGCCTGGCCGAAAAACCAACCAACTCCAGTACATGCAGAACGTTGTGGTGAAGACGTTGTGGAGGCATCAGTTTGCGTGGCCTTTTTACACACCTGTGGATGCCATCAAATTAAATCTTCCA GACTATCATAAAGTCATCAAGAACCCAATGGACATGGGGACGATCAAGAAGAGGCTCGAGAATAATTACTACTGGACAGCTGGTGAATGCATGCAGGATTTCAACACTATGTTCACAAACTGTTATATATATAACAAG CCTACAGATGATATTGTTCTCATGGCTCAAGCCTTGGAAAAAATTTTCCTCCAGAAGGTAGCACAGATGCCACAGGAGGAGGTAGAACTGCTGCCACCACCTCCAAAAGGCAAGGCACGCAAGCCTGGTGCTGCCCCTGCAGCAG AAACTCCGCAAGCTTCAGCACTGTCCTCGACCTCCCCATCCTCGTCGTGTCCAAGCTCTCCTCCACAGCCGCCTCAGACTCCTGTAATTGCAGCGACGCCTGTACCAACCATTACGTCCAACGTCCAGGCCGTTCCAACGGCTGCACCCATGATCCCGAGCGCACAGCCTGTCGTCAAA AAGAAGGGGGTAAAGCGGAAAGCAGACACTACCACGCCCACTACCTGTGCCATCACGGCCAGCAGAGGCGAGTCTCCCACTCCTTTGCTggattccaaacacagcaaagtgatCTCCAGGCGCGAGAGCACCGGCCGACCCATCAAACCTCCAAAGAAGGACCTGGACGATGGCGAGCTTCTGCAGCAGGGGAGCAAGAAGAGCAAACTGAGCGACCACCTCAAATACTGTGACACCATCCTAAAAGAGATGCTGTCCAAGAAACATGCTGCCTATGCCTGGCCCTTCTATAAACCCGTGGATGCAGAAGCGCTGGAGTTGCATGACTACCATGAAATCATCAAGCAGCCGATGGACCTCAGTACAGTCAAA AAAAAAATGGACAGCAGAGAGTACCAGGACGCCCAGAGCTTTGCAGCAGATGTCCGGTTAATGTTCTCAAATTGCTATAAATATAATCCACCTGATCATGAGGTTGTTGCCATGGCAAGGAAACTTCAG GATGTGTTCGAGATGCGTTTCGCTAAGATGCCAGATGAGCCGGCTGAGCCCTCGTCTCCTGGAGGCACGTCTGCCATGGCAGTAGTAAGTAAGAGCACAGGGAGCAGTGAGAGCAGTGCTGATTCCTCCAGCTCCAGCTCTGACTCGGAGGAGGAACGAGCCACCCGTCTGGCAGAGCTGCAGGAACAG CTAAAGGCTGTTCATGAACAGCTGGCCGCTCTGTCACAGGGCCCTGTCAGCAaaccaaagaagaagaaagaaaagaaggaaaaggagaagaagaagaaagacaaAGAGAAGGATAAAGATAAAACCAAGGCTAAGGTGGAGGAAGAGAAGAAGACAAAGTCCTTGCAACAGAACAAGCCGAATCAGCCGAAAAAGAGTTCAGCCAGGAAACCCAACAGCACATCTACTACCAG GCAACTGAAAAAAGGCGCCAAACCCAGCGGGGCAAATTATGAGTCAGACGAGGAGGAAGCACTTCCAATGTCGTACGATGAAAAGAGGCAGCTTAGCTTGGACATCAACCGGCTGCCCGGTGAGAAGCTGGGCCGTGTGGTGCACATTATCCAGTCCCGCGAGCCATCACTGCGTGACTCCAACCCAGATGAGATTGAGATAGACTTTGAGACGCTCAAGCCATCGACACTGCGTGAGCTTGAGCGCTATGTCAAGTCCTGTTTACAGAAGAAGCAGCGCAAACCTTTAC
- the brd3b gene encoding bromodomain-containing protein 3b isoform X7 has translation MSAVTSPTQAAAPIVNPPPPEVTNPSKPGRKTNQLQYMQNVVVKTLWRHQFAWPFYTPVDAIKLNLPDYHKVIKNPMDMGTIKKRLENNYYWTAGECMQDFNTMFTNCYIYNKPTDDIVLMAQALEKIFLQKVAQMPQEEVELLPPPPKGKARKPGAAPAAETPQASALSSTSPSSSCPSSPPQPPQTPVIAATPVPTITSNVQAVPTAAPMIPSAQPVVKKKGVKRKADTTTPTTCAITASRGESPTPLLDSKHSKVISRRESTGRPIKPPKKDLDDGELLQQGSKKSKLSDHLKYCDTILKEMLSKKHAAYAWPFYKPVDAEALELHDYHEIIKQPMDLSTVKKKMDSREYQDAQSFAADVRLMFSNCYKYNPPDHEVVAMARKLQDVFEMRFAKMPDEPAEPSSPGGTSAMAVVSKSTGSSESSADSSSSSSDSEEERATRLAELQEQLKAVHEQLAALSQGPVSKPKKKKEKKEKEKKKKDKEKDKDKTKAKVEEEKKTKSLQQNKPNQPKKSSARKPNSTSTTSIKLFHRQLKKGAKPSGANYESDEEEALPMSYDEKRQLSLDINRLPGEKLGRVVHIIQSREPSLRDSNPDEIEIDFETLKPSTLRELERYVKSCLQKKQRKPLQKAGSAPGGGPSRLSGSSSSSDTGSSSSSGSSSESSDSD, from the exons ATGTCGGCGGTCACATCTCCCACCCAGGCGGCTGCTCCTATAGTCAACCCCCCTCCACCTGAAGTGACGAACCCCAGCAAGCCTGGCCGAAAAACCAACCAACTCCAGTACATGCAGAACGTTGTGGTGAAGACGTTGTGGAGGCATCAGTTTGCGTGGCCTTTTTACACACCTGTGGATGCCATCAAATTAAATCTTCCA GACTATCATAAAGTCATCAAGAACCCAATGGACATGGGGACGATCAAGAAGAGGCTCGAGAATAATTACTACTGGACAGCTGGTGAATGCATGCAGGATTTCAACACTATGTTCACAAACTGTTATATATATAACAAG CCTACAGATGATATTGTTCTCATGGCTCAAGCCTTGGAAAAAATTTTCCTCCAGAAGGTAGCACAGATGCCACAGGAGGAGGTAGAACTGCTGCCACCACCTCCAAAAGGCAAGGCACGCAAGCCTGGTGCTGCCCCTGCAGCAG AAACTCCGCAAGCTTCAGCACTGTCCTCGACCTCCCCATCCTCGTCGTGTCCAAGCTCTCCTCCACAGCCGCCTCAGACTCCTGTAATTGCAGCGACGCCTGTACCAACCATTACGTCCAACGTCCAGGCCGTTCCAACGGCTGCACCCATGATCCCGAGCGCACAGCCTGTCGTCAAA AAGAAGGGGGTAAAGCGGAAAGCAGACACTACCACGCCCACTACCTGTGCCATCACGGCCAGCAGAGGCGAGTCTCCCACTCCTTTGCTggattccaaacacagcaaagtgatCTCCAGGCGCGAGAGCACCGGCCGACCCATCAAACCTCCAAAGAAGGACCTGGACGATGGCGAGCTTCTGCAGCAGGGGAGCAAGAAGAGCAAACTGAGCGACCACCTCAAATACTGTGACACCATCCTAAAAGAGATGCTGTCCAAGAAACATGCTGCCTATGCCTGGCCCTTCTATAAACCCGTGGATGCAGAAGCGCTGGAGTTGCATGACTACCATGAAATCATCAAGCAGCCGATGGACCTCAGTACAGTCAAA AAAAAAATGGACAGCAGAGAGTACCAGGACGCCCAGAGCTTTGCAGCAGATGTCCGGTTAATGTTCTCAAATTGCTATAAATATAATCCACCTGATCATGAGGTTGTTGCCATGGCAAGGAAACTTCAG GATGTGTTCGAGATGCGTTTCGCTAAGATGCCAGATGAGCCGGCTGAGCCCTCGTCTCCTGGAGGCACGTCTGCCATGGCAGTAGTAAGTAAGAGCACAGGGAGCAGTGAGAGCAGTGCTGATTCCTCCAGCTCCAGCTCTGACTCGGAGGAGGAACGAGCCACCCGTCTGGCAGAGCTGCAGGAACAG CTAAAGGCTGTTCATGAACAGCTGGCCGCTCTGTCACAGGGCCCTGTCAGCAaaccaaagaagaagaaagaaaagaaggaaaaggagaagaagaagaaagacaaAGAGAAGGATAAAGATAAAACCAAGGCTAAGGTGGAGGAAGAGAAGAAGACAAAGTCCTTGCAACAGAACAAGCCGAATCAGCCGAAAAAGAGTTCAGCCAGGAAACCCAACAGCACATCTACTACCAG TATCAAACTCTTCCACAGGCAACTGAAAAAAGGCGCCAAACCCAGCGGGGCAAATTATGAGTCAGACGAGGAGGAAGCACTTCCAATGTCGTACGATGAAAAGAGGCAGCTTAGCTTGGACATCAACCGGCTGCCCGGTGAGAAGCTGGGCCGTGTGGTGCACATTATCCAGTCCCGCGAGCCATCACTGCGTGACTCCAACCCAGATGAGATTGAGATAGACTTTGAGACGCTCAAGCCATCGACACTGCGTGAGCTTGAGCGCTATGTCAAGTCCTGTTTACAGAAGAAGCAGCGCAAACCTTTAC